One region of Micromonospora ureilytica genomic DNA includes:
- a CDS encoding potassium channel family protein, whose protein sequence is MRVAIAGAGNVGRSIAQELIDNGHQVMLIERQPKMLRPDRVPAADWVLADACEVASLEEANIAGCDVVVAATGDDKTNLVLSLLAKTEFAVPRVVARVNRAENEWLFTEQWGVDVAVSKPRVMAALVEEAVTVGDLVRLMTFRQGEANLVEITLPPTAPYVGQPIHAVPLPRDSALVAILRGKRVLVPSPDDPIEAGDELIFVCTAEVEDAVRVVILGADSVERTRGSR, encoded by the coding sequence ATGCGGGTCGCCATCGCGGGCGCGGGCAACGTGGGCCGCTCGATCGCCCAGGAGCTGATCGACAACGGCCACCAGGTGATGCTCATCGAACGCCAGCCCAAGATGCTGCGTCCGGACCGGGTGCCGGCCGCCGATTGGGTGCTGGCCGACGCGTGCGAAGTGGCCAGCCTGGAGGAGGCGAACATCGCCGGGTGTGACGTGGTGGTCGCGGCAACCGGCGACGACAAGACCAATCTGGTGCTGTCGCTGTTGGCCAAGACCGAGTTCGCGGTCCCCCGCGTGGTCGCTCGGGTCAACCGGGCCGAGAACGAGTGGCTGTTCACCGAGCAGTGGGGCGTGGACGTCGCGGTGAGCAAGCCGCGGGTGATGGCCGCGCTCGTCGAGGAGGCGGTCACCGTCGGCGACCTGGTCCGGCTGATGACCTTCAGGCAGGGCGAGGCGAACCTCGTCGAGATCACCCTGCCGCCGACCGCCCCCTACGTCGGTCAGCCGATCCACGCCGTGCCGCTGCCCCGCGACTCCGCCCTGGTGGCGATCCTGCGCGGCAAGCGGGTCCTGGTGCCCAGCCCGGACGACCCGATCGAGGCCGGCGACGAGCTGATCTTCGTCTGCACCGCGGAGGTGGAGGACGCTGTCCGCGTGGTGATCCTCGGCGCGGACAGCGTCGAACGGACCCGCGGCTCACGCTGA
- a CDS encoding DUF3159 domain-containing protein produces MTTGQDRAAQPETDPQDEDQLPTIAEQMADQLGGWRGLVESSIPVVVFVLANIIGELRPAVIASVSVAVLIAGVRLAQRRPIRHAVNGLFGVGVGAAIAWRTGDERDFYLPGILYGIGYGVALLISAAIRQPLVGWIWSVLVAKGRSEWRADPKLVRTFTQLTVLWGVVWLAKVGVQAGLYLAHQDTALGVARLALGYPPYALLLLITVWTVRRVTRESPPAPLPSA; encoded by the coding sequence ATGACGACGGGACAGGACCGGGCGGCACAGCCGGAGACCGACCCTCAGGACGAGGATCAGCTGCCGACGATCGCCGAGCAGATGGCTGACCAGCTCGGCGGCTGGCGTGGGCTGGTCGAGTCCAGCATCCCGGTCGTGGTTTTCGTCCTCGCCAACATCATCGGCGAGCTGCGGCCCGCGGTGATCGCCTCGGTCTCCGTCGCGGTGCTCATCGCCGGGGTGCGGCTGGCCCAGCGTCGGCCGATCCGGCATGCCGTCAACGGGCTCTTCGGCGTCGGCGTCGGCGCGGCCATCGCGTGGCGCACCGGCGACGAGCGTGACTTCTACCTTCCCGGCATCCTCTACGGCATCGGGTACGGCGTAGCCCTGCTGATCTCGGCCGCGATCCGGCAGCCGCTGGTGGGCTGGATCTGGTCGGTGCTGGTGGCCAAGGGCCGTTCGGAGTGGCGGGCCGATCCGAAGCTGGTGCGCACCTTCACCCAGCTGACAGTGCTCTGGGGTGTGGTCTGGCTGGCCAAGGTGGGCGTGCAGGCCGGGCTCTACCTGGCCCACCAGGACACCGCGCTGGGCGTCGCCCGGCTGGCGCTGGGCTACCCGCCGTACGCGCTGCTGTTGCTGATCACGGTCTGGACGGTGCGTCGGGTCACCCGGGAGTCGCCGCCGGCCCCGCTGCCCAGCGCCTGA
- a CDS encoding OB-fold nucleic acid binding domain-containing protein, with protein sequence MTTDEGRVSLRRILQRFTASEAEIDAQELRRESAECGGIPAQQCSRGQLVSVAGRLRTVVYTPRTNLPTLEADLYDGSDVVTLVWLGRRHIAGIEPGRHLTARGRVAVRDDRKVIYNPYYELDSPK encoded by the coding sequence ATGACGACCGACGAGGGCCGGGTGTCGCTGCGGCGCATCCTGCAGCGGTTCACCGCCAGCGAGGCCGAGATCGACGCGCAGGAGCTGCGTCGGGAGAGTGCCGAGTGCGGCGGGATCCCCGCCCAGCAGTGCTCCCGGGGTCAGCTGGTGTCGGTCGCCGGTCGGCTGCGCACGGTGGTCTACACGCCGCGCACCAACCTGCCCACTCTTGAGGCCGACCTGTACGACGGCAGCGACGTGGTCACCCTGGTCTGGCTGGGTCGACGGCACATCGCCGGGATCGAGCCGGGCCGGCACCTGACCGCCCGGGGCCGGGTTGCGGTGCGCGACGACCGCAAGGTCATCTATAACCCCTACTACGAGCTGGACTCGCCCAAGTGA